The Candidatus Krumholzibacteriia bacterium genomic interval TCGGCCTGGGTCGGCTGGAAGTTCCGAAGAAGAGCAATGACGGTCCGGTGGGCTTCGGCGTGCATCGCGTCCAGCCGCTGGTCGAGGCCCGCGCCGTCTTCGAGCTCGGTCTGTGGGAACTCGACAACCTCGCCCGCGGCGCCAAGGACGTGGACCTGGGTCCGGCCGAGCAGGCCGCCCGGGATCTCGCCAGCTTCGAGGACGGTGCCGTTTTCAACGGTTTCGAGGCGGGCGGAATCGAGGGTCTGACGAACCTCGACGATCACGACCCGATCAAGCTCGATCTGCAGATCGACGCCTTCGCGGGGGCGGTCGGCAGCGCCGTGCTCACGCTGAAGGATCAGGCCATCGCCGGTCCGTACACGCTGGTGCTCGGTCCCGAGGCCTCGCGGTGGCTGGATTCGCAGTCCTGCGGGTATCCACTGCGGCGGCAGATCGCCGGGATCTTCGAGGGTGAGATCCTCTACAGCCCGGTGGTGCGTGGTGGCCTGCTGGTCAGCCAGCGCGGTGGCGACTTCGAACTGACCCTGGGCCAGGACATCGCGGTGGGCTACGAGGCCCACACGAACGGCAACGTCCGGTTGTTCCTGACGGAATCGTTCACGTTCCGGATCATGGAGCCGGCCGCGGCGGTGGTGTTGAAGCTGTAGGGCCGGAGCTCGTCGACGGAGATCCCTCACGACGGGGCGGGCCGGAAGCTCGCCCCGTTCGTGTTGTACGCCCGGCATGGGCACTGTCCTGGAGGTGGAAGTCCTCTCCCGACTCGATCCCACCTTCTCCGAGCACAGCCACGGCTTTGGTCCCGGGCGGCGCATCGGCATCCGCGTCAGCGCCGCGGGTCCTTCGGTTGCTGGACGAATGGGTCCGTCACCGGCTGCGGGCTTCCCAACCCGAGCAGTGGAAGCGAGGACGAACGATCTTCCAGAAGCTGCGAGGTCTGGGTCTGCCCAGCCTCGCCTCGTGATCTCGAGTGACCGAACCGCCCGGCGTGGAACCGCATGCCGGGTGGTGTGGGGGGTGCCGGGGGAACCCGGCGCCCCTATCCCGATCCCGGCAAGATTGCGTCTAGTCCGCGCCTGCTGCGGGACTCCGTTCGATCTCCAGGCCCTGACGATCCCACCGTACGCTCGCACCCTTGCCGTGTCCCGCGCGAAGCTGCGTGAAGCTGCGGAGTTCACCCGTCTCGTACCACTCGACGCGGAAGCCGTCGGGTACGCGCGGCCCGTTCGCCACGACACGTGTGGTCATCAGCGATTCGGGGTAGCCCGACGGGTGACGGGTCACCTGCGGTTCCAGGTCCGTGAAGCGCGCGTTCGGCGGGATCCGTTCGGACAGCGTGGCCACCTTGCGCTGTAGCTTCGGGTCCTGCGGAGCGAGCGCCCGCGCGCGCTCGAAGGCGGCCAGGGCCAGGTCGTGGCGGCCGATG includes:
- a CDS encoding family 1 encapsulin nanocompartment shell protein, translating into MSLLRRHVAPLASAAWEEIEDAVRDVLTPCLTGRRVVDLDGPHGLDKAAVGLGRLEVPKKSNDGPVGFGVHRVQPLVEARAVFELGLWELDNLARGAKDVDLGPAEQAARDLASFEDGAVFNGFEAGGIEGLTNLDDHDPIKLDLQIDAFAGAVGSAVLTLKDQAIAGPYTLVLGPEASRWLDSQSCGYPLRRQIAGIFEGEILYSPVVRGGLLVSQRGGDFELTLGQDIAVGYEAHTNGNVRLFLTESFTFRIMEPAAAVVLKL